Proteins from a genomic interval of Methanoplanus endosymbiosus:
- a CDS encoding response regulator, whose translation MKKIVMCDDDPAIRNLFRKILEEMGYSVRVAGSGSETLEALAEEKPDLVLLDIMMEPMDGWEVLSHIRENKLTRDVPVIVFTGKMPLPDEIISYERMLNGFSMKPLRRKMFEDIVNAFFAEEAEIRGFCERALDSGADAEAVDEYAALRNNVRVLRDMFACLEKIMTANTKPYDEKDNDEFLKVHELLDMREERLLKLEKILNDNSPTSPGNNL comes from the coding sequence ATGAAAAAAATTGTTATGTGCGATGATGACCCGGCAATCCGTAACCTTTTCCGGAAGATACTGGAGGAGATGGGATATTCTGTGAGAGTTGCCGGAAGCGGCAGTGAAACATTAGAGGCTCTTGCAGAAGAAAAGCCTGATCTTGTACTGCTGGATATTATGATGGAGCCTATGGACGGGTGGGAGGTGCTTAGCCATATTCGGGAGAATAAACTTACAAGGGATGTTCCTGTGATAGTCTTCACCGGAAAGATGCCTCTTCCGGATGAGATTATCAGCTATGAAAGAATGCTGAACGGATTTTCAATGAAGCCTCTTCGCAGGAAAATGTTTGAGGATATTGTAAACGCATTCTTTGCAGAAGAAGCAGAAATTAGAGGATTCTGTGAGAGGGCACTTGATTCCGGGGCAGATGCAGAGGCCGTGGATGAATATGCAGCCCTCCGGAATAATGTCCGGGTACTTCGTGATATGTTTGCCTGCCTTGAAAAAATTATGACAGCAAACACAAAGCCGTATGATGAAAAGGATAATGACGAGTTTTTAAAGGTACATGAACTTCTTGATATGAGGGAAGAGCGCCTATTAAAGCTTGAGAAGATTCTGAATGACAACTCTCCCACATCTCCGGGAAATAACCTCTGA
- a CDS encoding PAS domain S-box protein, translating to MNMEDISGEKELISVLYVDDEPILLKGGKIFLEKNGELAVTTCDNADDAIKLISEKPFDAIISDIQMPGLDGISFLRHIRKRGDNTPFIIFTGKGHEELVIDALNGGADYYLEKGKNPGVQFIKISEEVIHLVDRKRSEALAKSFFYTHTDLMFVKDENFRYITANDANLKFFGISHEKLLHKTDSDLMEPDAAAYCLESDKKAILTGKKVVSEETAGGRVYETTKFPIKIAHNRRGVAGIVRDITDRKEASERISDIEYLNRHIIEAIPDILIRCKGDGTLADIRTPDEGRLIARREESLGKRITEVIPGELGTMLMEKIRSALENKRIEKAEYPVDTPDGLSYYEARIIPYLEDEIIAIIRDITDRREAEEELKRKNEELSAAEEELRQQVDEIINARSELSETNEYLNSLINYASSPIIVWNPEFKITRFNKAAEELTGILAGEAVGRNLQILFPKEERESYMEIVRQAMDGERLKAKEISVLHRSGDVKNVIWNSANILNRDGSKLISVIAQGQDITKRKLGEMALKESEEKFKQLFENMSSGVAVLRPDDNGEDFVFVDINKAAEEIDRIKREDVIGKKVTEIFPGVKDLGLFDIFKEVAKTGRPAFHPTGEYRDDRIYGWRENRVYRLPSGLIVAVYNDITPLKQAEEELKGSEEKFRSYIENAPVGVFITDKEGRYIDVNPAAAEMTGYSMEEMLNMTVRDLASPNAPPKTVLSFIKLRDEGSVESELLLRRKDGTDFYSMLKAVALDKDRLMGFCSDITELKETEDELKRKNEDLFAAEEELRQQLDELVQAQERLEEREAYIRAVVDNIPVGIAVNSVTPEVKFEYHNENFLKYYRITAKDLDEPDRFWENVYKDPDFREEIKNRVLTDIKSGDQNRMHWEEIPITRPGEETTYINARDIPLEKGGSVISMVMDVTEEKKSKDQINLHLLRVKSLLGLHRIANRTDDEILNYALENSLSMTNSRYAFIGIMSPDESGMTIQKWSEDVIKEYPVHEKTVHLEVGEGGALTECIRKRAPVIFNDYSAPHPEKHGCPKGHVEIIRFLAVPIFDGDRITAVISVANKETDYRDDDTNAIISLGNMMWEIFRNKRSQEKIEESESRLRAIVDNLPRGAIHIMDRDLCYVFSAGPELENTGLNSDYLTGKSVYDVLDPENAENISSALKSVFDSGENITTEAKFSGQDFLVQMAPLRDPDGRITHVIELSVNITTEKEAEERLQEQKELFKRTFESLQDAGLVLGTDSAGIIAVNSAAISLFGYSRREIIGQTADFLHEDKASRELFYGHIHPYFKEHRNIPRFEFRMKRKDGSVFPAEHSITPLYDSGGEISGWVFIIRDITEIKEMESREKKAIEQIEENMEQLATLNDQIRNPLAVISGYVEIKCPDISKEIDEQIDMIDRIVARLDAGWIRSEKIWEYLKTHYGVGDEYVEEMR from the coding sequence ATGAATATGGAAGATATATCCGGGGAAAAAGAATTAATCTCCGTTCTTTACGTGGATGATGAGCCGATACTGCTAAAAGGCGGAAAAATATTCCTTGAAAAGAATGGGGAGCTTGCCGTTACAACCTGCGACAATGCAGACGATGCCATAAAACTGATATCAGAAAAACCATTTGACGCAATAATATCCGACATTCAGATGCCCGGACTGGACGGGATATCCTTCCTACGTCATATCCGAAAACGTGGAGACAATACGCCGTTTATCATCTTCACCGGAAAAGGGCATGAGGAACTTGTCATAGATGCACTCAACGGTGGGGCTGACTATTACCTTGAGAAAGGAAAAAATCCCGGAGTTCAGTTCATAAAAATATCAGAAGAGGTTATACATCTCGTTGACAGAAAGAGAAGCGAGGCGCTGGCTAAGTCCTTCTTTTATACACATACAGATCTGATGTTTGTCAAAGATGAAAATTTCAGATATATTACTGCAAATGATGCCAACCTGAAATTTTTTGGGATTAGTCACGAAAAACTTCTCCATAAGACTGATTCTGACCTAATGGAGCCGGATGCTGCTGCTTACTGCCTTGAGTCGGATAAAAAAGCTATTTTAACCGGCAAAAAGGTAGTCTCAGAGGAGACCGCCGGCGGACGGGTTTATGAGACCACAAAATTTCCCATTAAAATTGCCCATAACAGAAGAGGAGTCGCAGGAATAGTCCGGGATATTACTGACAGAAAAGAGGCATCTGAGAGGATCAGCGATATTGAGTATTTAAACCGGCATATCATAGAAGCAATCCCGGATATACTCATACGGTGCAAAGGAGACGGAACTCTGGCTGACATACGGACTCCTGATGAGGGCCGCCTTATTGCAAGAAGAGAAGAGAGCCTTGGAAAGAGAATAACCGAAGTAATTCCCGGCGAACTTGGCACCATGCTGATGGAGAAGATCAGATCGGCGCTGGAGAATAAAAGGATTGAAAAGGCTGAATATCCGGTTGACACACCCGACGGACTCTCATATTATGAGGCCAGAATAATCCCGTATCTGGAAGATGAGATCATCGCAATTATCCGTGATATAACTGACAGAAGAGAGGCCGAAGAAGAGCTTAAAAGAAAGAACGAAGAGCTTTCGGCCGCCGAAGAGGAACTGAGACAGCAGGTTGACGAGATTATCAATGCCCGCAGTGAACTCTCTGAAACAAATGAATATCTAAACAGCCTCATAAATTATGCCAGCAGCCCGATAATAGTCTGGAACCCTGAATTTAAGATCACACGATTCAATAAGGCCGCTGAGGAGCTTACCGGAATTTTAGCAGGTGAGGCTGTCGGCAGAAACCTTCAGATACTCTTCCCAAAAGAGGAGAGGGAGTCATACATGGAGATTGTCCGGCAGGCTATGGACGGAGAAAGGCTGAAGGCAAAGGAAATCTCTGTCCTGCACCGTTCAGGAGATGTCAAAAACGTCATCTGGAATTCTGCAAATATTCTGAACCGGGACGGCTCAAAACTGATTTCAGTCATCGCACAGGGGCAGGACATCACAAAACGCAAACTTGGTGAGATGGCGCTGAAAGAGAGTGAAGAGAAATTTAAGCAGCTCTTTGAGAATATGAGCAGCGGGGTGGCAGTTTTACGTCCGGATGACAACGGTGAGGATTTCGTCTTTGTCGATATAAATAAAGCTGCTGAGGAGATAGACAGAATTAAAAGAGAGGATGTAATCGGAAAGAAAGTAACAGAAATTTTTCCGGGAGTAAAGGACCTGGGACTGTTTGATATATTTAAAGAAGTTGCAAAGACAGGCAGACCGGCATTTCACCCGACAGGAGAGTACAGGGACGACAGGATCTACGGCTGGCGGGAGAACAGAGTGTACAGGCTGCCGTCCGGCCTTATAGTCGCAGTATATAACGACATCACTCCTTTGAAACAGGCAGAAGAGGAACTTAAGGGAAGCGAAGAGAAGTTCAGGAGCTATATCGAAAATGCTCCGGTAGGGGTTTTCATTACAGATAAAGAGGGACGCTACATTGACGTCAATCCCGCTGCGGCTGAGATGACCGGCTACTCCATGGAAGAGATGCTGAATATGACAGTCCGGGATCTTGCCTCACCCAATGCCCCGCCAAAGACTGTTTTGTCCTTTATAAAATTGAGAGATGAAGGCTCAGTAGAGAGCGAATTACTACTCAGAAGAAAGGACGGGACTGATTTTTATTCAATGCTAAAGGCAGTTGCGCTGGACAAAGACCGCCTGATGGGGTTCTGTTCAGATATTACAGAACTTAAAGAGACCGAAGACGAACTTAAAAGAAAGAACGAAGACCTTTTTGCCGCCGAGGAGGAACTAAGGCAGCAGCTTGACGAACTTGTGCAGGCACAGGAGAGGCTTGAAGAGAGGGAGGCATACATAAGAGCAGTAGTTGACAATATCCCGGTCGGGATAGCTGTAAATTCAGTGACCCCTGAGGTTAAGTTTGAATACCACAATGAAAACTTCCTGAAATATTACAGGATTACTGCAAAGGACCTTGATGAACCGGACAGATTCTGGGAAAATGTATATAAAGATCCGGACTTCAGAGAGGAGATAAAAAACAGAGTCCTGACAGATATAAAAAGCGGTGACCAGAACCGGATGCACTGGGAAGAGATACCCATAACACGTCCCGGAGAGGAGACCACCTACATTAACGCAAGAGACATTCCGCTTGAGAAAGGCGGTTCTGTCATCTCAATGGTCATGGACGTAACGGAAGAGAAGAAGTCAAAGGACCAGATCAACCTGCACCTCTTACGGGTAAAGTCTCTCCTGGGCCTTCACAGAATTGCCAACCGGACGGATGATGAAATACTGAACTATGCCCTTGAAAACAGCCTTTCCATGACAAACAGCCGTTACGCATTTATTGGCATTATGTCCCCGGACGAATCCGGGATGACAATTCAGAAATGGTCTGAAGATGTGATAAAGGAATACCCCGTCCATGAAAAAACTGTGCATCTGGAAGTCGGAGAGGGAGGGGCCCTGACAGAATGTATCCGGAAACGTGCACCCGTTATATTCAATGACTATTCAGCCCCCCACCCTGAAAAACACGGCTGCCCCAAAGGGCATGTTGAGATCATCCGTTTCCTCGCCGTTCCGATATTTGACGGGGACAGGATTACGGCTGTAATATCGGTTGCGAACAAAGAGACTGATTACCGGGATGACGACACCAATGCCATAATCAGCCTTGGCAATATGATGTGGGAGATATTCCGGAATAAAAGATCACAGGAGAAGATCGAAGAGAGTGAGAGCCGCCTGCGTGCCATCGTTGACAATCTGCCCCGCGGTGCCATCCACATTATGGACAGGGATCTCTGCTATGTATTCAGTGCCGGGCCTGAACTTGAAAATACCGGGCTTAACAGTGATTACTTAACCGGAAAGTCAGTATATGACGTTCTCGACCCTGAGAATGCCGAAAATATAAGCTCTGCCCTGAAATCTGTCTTTGACAGTGGTGAAAATATCACAACCGAAGCGAAATTTTCCGGACAGGACTTCCTTGTGCAGATGGCACCACTGAGAGATCCGGACGGGAGAATAACCCACGTAATAGAGCTGTCTGTCAATATAACCACGGAAAAAGAGGCTGAAGAGAGACTCCAGGAGCAAAAAGAGCTTTTCAAACGGACTTTTGAGTCACTCCAGGATGCAGGCCTTGTCCTGGGTACAGACTCCGCCGGCATTATTGCGGTGAATAGTGCTGCCATATCACTCTTCGGCTACAGCCGGAGGGAGATTATCGGGCAGACGGCAGATTTCCTGCATGAGGATAAGGCATCAAGAGAATTATTTTACGGGCACATTCATCCATATTTTAAGGAGCACAGGAATATACCCCGGTTTGAGTTCCGGATGAAGAGAAAGGACGGTTCCGTCTTCCCTGCCGAACATTCAATAACCCCTCTCTACGATTCCGGCGGGGAAATTTCAGGATGGGTATTCATTATCCGGGATATTACAGAAATAAAGGAGATGGAGAGCCGTGAAAAGAAAGCCATAGAGCAGATTGAGGAGAATATGGAGCAGCTTGCAACCTTAAATGACCAGATCAGAAACCCGCTTGCCGTTATATCCGGGTATGTGGAGATTAAATGTCCGGACATCTCTAAAGAGATAGATGAGCAGATTGATATGATTGACAGGATTGTTGCCAGGCTTGATGCCGGATGGATACGTTCAGAGAAGATCTGGGAGTATTTAAAAACGCATTACGGAGTCGGGGATGAATATGTGGAGGAGATGAGATGA
- a CDS encoding ATP-binding protein: protein MKNADLDILLQEGEGSMLEYKENLNSSLARELVAFANTAGGKILLGVRDDSTVKGIPDTNELRARIQDIALKCDPSVKILIERVGEVTAIIVKESNAKPVQCSDGFFWRQGSVSQKLSREEIRSFFQQNEAIRFDLSVTPRFSYPEDFDPDKFHDWLSKSSITKSGAVEDILVNIEAAERSGGRMLFRNAGVLFFAKKPRHFFNQAYITCILFKGTSKVHILDRKDFDGGIVADIEDSLHFIERNTRVEYIIEKLRREEIPQYPMAAIREAITNAVMHRDWFIEGANVFVEIFSDRIEVSSPGDLPRGMHPEDLGHKSVRRNPLIADILHRIFYIEKAGTGIRRMREGAVSLGYPEPDFKNGNFFTATFYPVKEKTSQKGFPSDIAGLSQQVPGKYPASTPQAPHKHPASTRQAVQILNKALYEPKSRGELQETLGLKDREHFRKTYLEPLIAEGLLELTIPDKPRSPKQKYRTTTKGRAFTEITSRYGQ from the coding sequence ATGAAAAATGCTGATCTCGACATTCTTCTCCAGGAAGGCGAAGGTTCTATGCTCGAATATAAGGAGAATTTAAACAGCTCTCTGGCACGGGAACTCGTTGCCTTCGCCAATACAGCCGGTGGCAAAATACTGCTCGGAGTAAGGGATGACAGTACGGTTAAAGGAATTCCCGATACAAATGAATTACGTGCAAGGATACAGGATATTGCCTTAAAATGTGATCCTTCTGTCAAAATCCTGATTGAAAGGGTAGGTGAGGTTACAGCAATTATAGTAAAGGAGAGCAATGCAAAACCGGTTCAATGCAGTGACGGTTTCTTCTGGCGTCAGGGTTCTGTATCACAGAAACTTTCACGTGAAGAGATCCGATCATTCTTCCAGCAGAATGAAGCAATACGTTTTGATCTCTCAGTTACACCCCGTTTCAGTTACCCTGAGGACTTTGATCCTGACAAATTTCATGACTGGCTTTCAAAGAGTTCCATTACAAAAAGTGGCGCTGTTGAGGACATACTGGTCAATATTGAAGCTGCGGAAAGATCGGGCGGCAGAATGCTCTTCAGAAATGCCGGGGTTCTGTTCTTTGCAAAGAAACCAAGGCATTTTTTCAACCAGGCATACATAACCTGTATTCTTTTTAAAGGAACAAGCAAAGTTCACATACTTGACAGGAAGGACTTTGATGGCGGTATTGTTGCTGATATTGAAGACAGTCTTCATTTCATCGAAAGGAACACAAGAGTAGAATATATAATTGAAAAACTCCGGCGTGAAGAGATACCACAATATCCAATGGCAGCTATCCGTGAAGCAATCACAAATGCTGTCATGCACCGTGACTGGTTTATTGAAGGTGCAAATGTATTTGTGGAAATATTTTCTGACCGGATAGAAGTGTCAAGTCCCGGTGACCTGCCAAGAGGTATGCATCCGGAAGATCTTGGCCATAAAAGTGTCAGAAGAAATCCACTAATAGCTGATATTCTCCACAGAATATTTTATATTGAAAAAGCAGGGACTGGAATCCGCCGGATGAGAGAGGGAGCAGTATCACTTGGCTATCCAGAACCTGACTTCAAAAACGGGAATTTTTTCACTGCAACATTTTACCCGGTGAAAGAGAAAACCAGTCAGAAAGGATTTCCTTCTGATATAGCCGGATTAAGTCAGCAAGTACCCGGCAAGTACCCAGCAAGTACCCCGCAAGCACCCCACAAGCACCCGGCAAGTACCCGGCAGGCAGTTCAAATCCTTAATAAAGCACTTTATGAACCCAAATCACGTGGTGAACTGCAGGAAACCTTAGGACTTAAAGACAGAGAACATTTCCGGAAAACATATCTTGAACCTCTTATAGCAGAGGGATTACTGGAGCTTACAATCCCCGATAAGCCAAGAAGCCCAAAGCAGAAATACCGCACAACCACCAAAGGAAGGGCTTTTACAGAAATTACCTCCAGATATGGACAATGA
- a CDS encoding cobalamin B12-binding domain-containing protein codes for MGKISVLIFNYYKINLLSMRDFSAHGEGADDNKRLISPDLDSMVDALRSVDRVHADRIVKESCNSDSPVLCLEKLIVPALEEIGRLWESGELALSQVYMSGRICEEIVDTMLPPKDPQRTSHPKIGIAVIEDHHTLGKRIVASVLRAGGYEITDYGHGISAADLAETVIRDKVKIMLISALMLPAALSIKEAAAMIKEQQPDTVIIVGGAPFSFDSMLWKDVGADAMGLSAIESLELVRRYTGEVKE; via the coding sequence TTGGGTAAAATATCTGTGCTAATATTTAACTACTATAAAATAAACCTTTTATCTATGAGAGATTTCAGTGCCCATGGGGAAGGGGCTGATGACAATAAAAGGCTCATATCTCCTGATCTGGACAGTATGGTTGATGCCCTCAGATCTGTTGACAGGGTACATGCAGACAGGATTGTCAAGGAGTCATGCAATTCAGACTCTCCTGTTCTCTGCCTTGAAAAACTTATAGTGCCGGCACTTGAAGAGATTGGAAGGCTCTGGGAGTCGGGTGAACTGGCCCTGTCACAGGTATATATGAGCGGGCGTATATGTGAGGAGATTGTAGATACAATGCTCCCGCCAAAAGATCCGCAGAGGACTTCTCATCCAAAGATTGGCATAGCGGTTATTGAGGATCACCATACACTTGGCAAACGGATTGTTGCCTCAGTGCTCCGGGCAGGCGGGTACGAGATTACAGATTACGGCCATGGGATTTCCGCTGCTGATCTTGCTGAGACTGTTATCCGGGATAAGGTGAAAATCATGCTTATCTCTGCCCTTATGCTCCCGGCTGCCCTCAGTATAAAGGAAGCGGCTGCAATGATAAAAGAACAGCAGCCTGATACCGTCATTATTGTTGGGGGGGCACCATTCAGTTTCGATTCAATGCTCTGGAAGGATGTCGGAGCCGATGCGATGGGGCTTTCTGCCATTGAGTCTCTTGAGCTTGTCAGGAGATATACAGGAGAGGTTAAAGAATGA